A window of Pirellula sp. SH-Sr6A contains these coding sequences:
- a CDS encoding 30S ribosomal protein S1, whose protein sequence is MVNRTLIRSLEDDLLEQELDMMFGDTAEELILDSLEDANRQFDVNQIVEGKIVEINDEFVVVDVGFKSEGAIHKNEWEEGEPPPQIGDTVKVLIEEVEDQHTAPEDSRAMISLSKKKAEKIIQWEKMMASVQEGQVVTGTVIRKIKGGLLVDIGVNVFLPASQVDIRRPNDIGDYIGRVVQCEVLKIDETRRNIVVSRRSLIEKQREEDREHLMAELEVGQIRKGIVKNIADFGAFVDLGGIDGLLHITDMSWERIGHPTEMVAIDQEIEVKILQIDREKQKIALGLKQKQNNPWTNIADKYPVGSTVPGEVVNVMSYGAFVKLEPGIEGLVHISEMSWTRRINHPSEMVQIGDKIDVKILGVDAQGQQLSLGIKQTQSNPWDVVLEKYPENAEVTGKVRNLTNYGAFIELEEGIDGLLHVSDMSWTRKISHPSEVLTKGQVVKCRVLSVDQARRRIALGLKQLDDDPWNTTIPAKYQPGQLVSGKVTKITNFGVFVGLEDSLEGLLHISELADHKVENPEDVVKVGDEIEVKVLRVDSDERKIGLSRKRVDWSEEQMQAEAEKEAQQAASAAKSEKPAVELKGGLGSDGPLIGPPT, encoded by the coding sequence ATGGTCAACCGCACTCTTATCCGCTCTTTGGAAGATGATCTCTTAGAGCAGGAACTCGACATGATGTTCGGCGATACCGCCGAAGAACTCATTCTCGATTCGCTCGAAGATGCAAACCGACAGTTCGACGTCAACCAAATCGTCGAAGGTAAAATCGTTGAAATCAACGATGAATTCGTCGTTGTCGACGTCGGGTTCAAGAGCGAAGGTGCTATCCATAAAAACGAATGGGAAGAAGGGGAGCCACCCCCGCAAATCGGTGACACCGTCAAGGTTCTGATCGAAGAAGTCGAAGATCAGCACACCGCTCCCGAAGATTCCCGAGCGATGATCAGCCTCAGCAAGAAGAAGGCTGAAAAGATCATCCAGTGGGAAAAGATGATGGCCTCGGTCCAAGAAGGCCAAGTCGTTACCGGTACTGTGATCCGCAAGATCAAGGGTGGTTTGCTGGTCGACATCGGCGTCAATGTCTTCTTGCCAGCTAGCCAAGTCGACATCCGTCGTCCCAACGATATCGGCGATTACATCGGCCGAGTTGTGCAGTGCGAAGTTCTTAAGATCGACGAAACCCGTCGCAATATCGTCGTCAGCCGCCGGTCCCTCATCGAGAAGCAACGCGAAGAAGATCGCGAACACCTCATGGCGGAACTCGAAGTCGGCCAGATCCGAAAGGGTATTGTCAAGAACATCGCCGACTTCGGTGCGTTCGTCGACTTGGGCGGTATCGATGGTCTGCTCCACATCACCGACATGAGTTGGGAGCGAATCGGTCACCCCACCGAAATGGTGGCAATCGATCAAGAAATCGAAGTCAAGATTCTTCAAATCGACCGCGAAAAGCAAAAGATCGCTCTCGGTCTCAAGCAAAAGCAAAACAACCCTTGGACCAACATCGCCGACAAGTATCCAGTCGGTTCCACCGTCCCTGGCGAAGTTGTCAATGTAATGAGCTACGGTGCGTTCGTGAAACTCGAACCGGGCATCGAAGGCTTGGTGCACATCTCCGAAATGTCATGGACCCGCCGTATCAACCATCCAAGCGAGATGGTACAGATCGGCGACAAGATCGACGTCAAGATCCTCGGTGTCGATGCCCAAGGCCAACAGCTTTCTCTCGGTATCAAACAAACCCAAAGCAACCCTTGGGATGTGGTTTTGGAGAAGTACCCCGAGAACGCAGAAGTCACCGGCAAGGTTCGCAACCTCACCAACTACGGTGCCTTTATCGAACTCGAAGAAGGGATCGATGGTCTCCTCCACGTTTCCGATATGTCGTGGACCCGCAAGATCAGCCATCCGAGCGAAGTTCTCACGAAGGGACAAGTGGTCAAGTGCCGCGTTCTCAGCGTCGATCAAGCTCGCCGCCGAATCGCGTTGGGACTCAAACAACTCGACGACGATCCATGGAATACCACCATCCCTGCCAAGTACCAACCAGGACAGTTGGTGAGTGGCAAGGTGACGAAGATCACCAACTTCGGCGTTTTCGTCGGATTGGAAGATTCGTTGGAAGGTCTCCTTCACATCTCCGAATTGGCTGACCACAAAGTGGAAAACCCAGAAGATGTTGTGAAGGTGGGCGACGAAATTGAAGTGAAGGTTCTTCGAGTCGATAGCGACGAGCGAAAGATTGGACTCTCTCGCAAACGAGTCGATTGGTCCGAAGAGCAAATGCAAGCTGAAGCGGAAAAAGAAGCGCAGCAAGCGGCATCGGCAGCCAAGTCGGAAAAGCCTGCCGTCGAACTCAAGGGTGGCCTCGGAAGCGATGGTCCACTCATCGGCCCGCCAACCTAA
- a CDS encoding RpiB/LacA/LacB family sugar-phosphate isomerase, with translation MLEGMAVSVIDCGTHSSDSCDFPDFAEAVATKMIAGEIDRGILVCGSGVGVSVAANKFPGIRASLCHDTYSARQGVEHDDMNVLCIGARVIGPEVAFEIVRAFLNARYSPAPRHAARLAKIVDIERRVLAGEFSKR, from the coding sequence ATGCTGGAGGGAATGGCCGTGTCGGTCATCGACTGCGGAACACACTCCTCCGATTCATGCGATTTCCCGGACTTCGCCGAGGCGGTCGCTACCAAAATGATCGCGGGCGAGATCGATCGAGGGATCTTGGTTTGCGGCTCGGGAGTCGGTGTAAGTGTAGCGGCCAACAAATTCCCCGGCATCCGGGCTAGCCTCTGCCATGACACTTACTCGGCCCGCCAAGGGGTCGAGCACGACGACATGAACGTCCTGTGCATCGGTGCTCGCGTCATCGGGCCGGAAGTCGCCTTCGAAATCGTTCGTGCCTTCCTGAATGCTCGCTACAGCCCCGCTCCCCGCCACGCAGCTCGCTTGGCCAAAATCGTGGATATCGAGCGACGTGTTTTGGCGGGCGAGTTTTCGAAGCGCTAA
- a CDS encoding GTPase, producing the protein MTNPPSRAYRITSSAPAAIAVLIVEGPEAWGWLQTHWRPILGSVEKAPALNRIRYGSLFPQHDASAGESIVLCRTAEERFELHCHGGPSASNAILDSLSHDGFEIESPVDSFQFFESDAFSMEATRCLLHASSLAVTRILIDQARGALSREIQSISTAILQSRDADAETCLQNLLRWEPLGLHLVEPWKVVLAGPPNAGKSSLLNKLLGYDRTIVHASAGTTRDLIPESTSLGGWPVVLTDSAGVRETDDAIEQRGVASSLEAVSQADAILLLVPRDTGWSDEHERILACALGKRFLLVLTKCDLANDHCDLPSVSHPGVQVSIHDPMSIEQLMSKIEALLVPQIPPKGTPIPFLPHHFDRLRECLQMLQSGQRAEALRSLLG; encoded by the coding sequence ATGACAAATCCCCCTTCCCGTGCCTACCGGATCACTTCCTCCGCACCCGCCGCGATCGCCGTATTGATCGTCGAAGGTCCCGAGGCTTGGGGATGGCTGCAGACGCATTGGCGCCCAATCCTAGGTTCGGTCGAAAAGGCTCCAGCGCTCAACCGCATTCGCTACGGATCTCTCTTCCCTCAGCACGACGCATCCGCTGGGGAATCCATTGTCCTATGTCGGACAGCCGAAGAGCGATTTGAACTCCATTGCCACGGAGGGCCTAGCGCATCAAACGCCATCCTCGACTCGCTCTCGCACGACGGTTTCGAAATCGAGTCCCCGGTCGATTCGTTTCAGTTCTTCGAGTCCGATGCGTTCTCCATGGAAGCGACACGTTGCTTATTGCACGCGAGCTCCCTCGCAGTGACTCGAATTTTAATCGATCAAGCGAGGGGAGCCCTCTCTCGCGAAATCCAATCAATCTCGACAGCGATCCTACAAAGTCGCGATGCCGACGCGGAAACCTGCCTCCAGAACTTGCTGCGCTGGGAACCCCTCGGCCTCCACCTCGTCGAACCTTGGAAGGTCGTCCTGGCCGGTCCGCCCAACGCAGGCAAAAGCAGTCTGCTCAATAAGCTTCTCGGCTACGATCGGACGATAGTCCACGCGTCAGCAGGCACGACCCGTGATCTGATTCCCGAATCAACCAGCTTGGGTGGTTGGCCGGTCGTGCTCACCGATAGTGCGGGCGTACGAGAAACGGACGACGCTATCGAGCAGCGCGGCGTCGCAAGCAGTTTGGAGGCGGTTTCTCAAGCGGATGCGATTCTTCTCCTTGTCCCCCGCGATACCGGATGGTCCGACGAGCACGAACGGATCCTCGCGTGCGCGTTGGGAAAACGATTTCTCCTGGTGCTAACCAAATGCGATCTTGCAAACGACCACTGCGACTTGCCTAGTGTTTCGCATCCGGGCGTGCAAGTATCGATTCATGACCCGATGTCGATTGAACAATTGATGTCCAAAATCGAGGCCCTGCTCGTACCGCAAATCCCCCCGAAAGGAACGCCCATCCCCTTTCTGCCCCATCACTTCGACCGTTTGCGGGAGTGTCTCCAGATGCTGCAATCCGGGCAGCGAGCAGAAGCACTCCGTAGCTTGCTAGGTTAA